From a single Halococcus sediminicola genomic region:
- a CDS encoding calcium-binding protein: MTHSGRDEERDERIEMEIIVDTYDADEQAMGWNAYLDDTLEFPFEARCRTEREESPLEEGEPVRVVGMSSTEPTLSQQFATIEWMDRTLGVPLEQLEPVDVGSTTEQAIADWQYWLER; the protein is encoded by the coding sequence ATGACACACTCCGGGAGAGACGAAGAGCGGGACGAACGCATTGAGATGGAGATCATCGTCGATACCTACGATGCGGACGAGCAGGCAATGGGCTGGAACGCCTATCTCGACGATACGCTGGAGTTCCCGTTCGAAGCGCGCTGTCGCACCGAGCGCGAGGAATCGCCCCTGGAGGAAGGCGAACCCGTACGCGTAGTTGGAATGTCATCGACAGAGCCGACTCTCAGCCAGCAGTTCGCGACGATCGAGTGGATGGACAGAACACTTGGCGTGCCTCTTGAGCAACTTGAGCCTGTCGACGTCGGCAGTACCACTGAACAAGCGATTGCCGACTGGCAGTACTGGCTCGAACGCTGA